From a single Calothrix sp. NIES-2098 genomic region:
- a CDS encoding lanthionine synthetase C family protein translates to MSQISISIGERVYAPPVNYTNADLASIVANASFLWERLDSEGFTVDGEQAKSEIERRCDRWCQVAAQGNLDTFQKRLQWEGLHLDAVRPILGTVRITDNHPLPEWAQTLQQIMQTATGFMSASVSFLPTDPDNPLPFEDILLPAIAVARQQLLIRLGSEQLTEDSLPLSMLTEAAYQALERTLLQRLVELCTKTLDFEFSQVRPFVQNLLNLLGLETEDSNSKTHYTQFVERLLQSGLLTLFQKYPVLGRLVATAVNFWVEFTTEFLQRLAEDRAEIQRVFGSTIDIDKVAQIQTSLSDPHKRGRSVILLTFESGFKLVYKPKDLGLEVAFNEFLSWCNQHSQLLDFKIIQVLNRKSYGWVEYVEQQSCIDEASVKRFYQRAGMLLCVLYAFRGTDCHCENLIASGEHLVLIDMETLLHHEANLIDNSPFIQEFETAAAQRLWDSVLRTGMLPRWDFSSDRRIAYDISGLGSVDSGQAPRKLRRWQAINTDNMHQRYESVTFPLEKNLPRLGEVALSANDYQVEIATGFEQMYRFLMVNQDRLLAPDSPLAAMQNQQVRFIFRATQIYGTILQNAWAPDYLKNGVDYSIELDRLSYAFLVAQEKPHAWPILSAELQAMQQLDIPFFTASAASDDLSVGRNQTIQQYFKQPSYQQVLMQLQALDETDLARQVAIVQGSYYAKVAQTASKESEQWNVESLPLLNSQQLIAEARAIASELEARAIPDPDGSVNWIGLVYIPEAERFQLQVLNDSLYDGRSGIALFLAALYQVCGEPCFRNLALQTLQSLRRQIQTLDPESQQRKARLSGIGGTTGLGSTIYTFVKISQFLGDETLLQDAQVLCDWMTPELIAADKFLDIISGAAGAILCLLSLYGVTKEASVLEKAIACGQHLLTHRVSHEGAPKAWLTIGETPFTGFSHGAAGISYALLQLYAVTQDRNYLEAALEGIEYERSVFSESHANWPDFRGLAQTGQPMFPVQWCHGAAGIGLARLGSFKIVNIPEIEREIEIALQTTQRHALQAIDHLCCGNMGRVEVLLVGGQRYSRPDWYESAFQNAMNIVAKAKRTGAYKLFPNLPNSVFNPGFFPGTAGIGYQLLRLAHPEQLPSVLLWE, encoded by the coding sequence ATGTCTCAGATTTCGATATCTATAGGAGAGCGCGTTTATGCACCTCCAGTTAATTACACCAATGCAGATTTAGCCTCAATTGTTGCTAATGCCAGCTTCCTTTGGGAACGCCTCGATTCCGAGGGTTTTACTGTGGATGGGGAACAGGCAAAATCAGAAATTGAGCGTCGCTGCGATCGCTGGTGTCAAGTTGCAGCACAGGGTAACTTAGATACATTCCAAAAACGCTTACAGTGGGAAGGTTTGCACCTTGATGCTGTGCGTCCGATATTGGGAACTGTGCGAATTACAGACAATCACCCGTTGCCAGAATGGGCGCAAACCCTACAACAAATCATGCAGACAGCGACAGGATTTATGTCTGCATCTGTATCATTTCTGCCAACCGATCCAGACAATCCGCTTCCTTTCGAGGATATTCTTTTACCTGCGATCGCAGTTGCCAGACAGCAACTTCTGATTCGTTTGGGTTCTGAGCAACTCACGGAAGATAGCCTGCCTCTTTCGATGCTCACAGAAGCTGCTTATCAAGCTTTAGAACGTACTTTACTGCAACGACTCGTAGAACTTTGCACCAAGACACTAGACTTTGAATTCTCCCAGGTTCGTCCCTTTGTCCAGAATTTACTCAATTTGCTAGGGTTAGAAACAGAAGACAGCAATAGCAAAACTCACTATACCCAGTTCGTTGAGCGACTGCTGCAAAGTGGATTGCTAACTTTATTCCAGAAGTATCCAGTCCTCGGTCGATTAGTGGCAACAGCAGTAAATTTCTGGGTCGAGTTCACGACTGAATTCTTGCAACGATTGGCTGAGGATAGAGCCGAGATTCAGCGAGTTTTTGGCTCAACGATTGATATAGACAAAGTTGCACAAATTCAAACTTCCCTTTCCGATCCACATAAGCGCGGCAGAAGCGTGATTTTGCTCACCTTTGAGTCTGGATTCAAACTCGTCTATAAACCCAAGGATTTAGGATTAGAGGTTGCTTTCAACGAATTTTTATCCTGGTGTAACCAACACAGCCAGCTTTTAGATTTCAAAATTATTCAGGTGCTGAACCGCAAAAGTTACGGCTGGGTGGAATATGTTGAGCAGCAATCTTGCATCGATGAAGCCTCTGTCAAACGTTTTTATCAACGCGCTGGGATGCTGTTGTGTGTGCTTTATGCTTTCAGGGGAACCGATTGCCATTGCGAAAACTTAATTGCCAGTGGCGAACATTTAGTGTTAATCGATATGGAAACCTTGCTGCATCATGAAGCCAATCTAATTGACAATTCACCCTTTATTCAAGAGTTTGAGACAGCCGCCGCACAACGCCTCTGGGATTCAGTACTCCGCACAGGGATGTTACCTCGGTGGGATTTTAGCAGCGATCGCCGCATTGCTTATGATATTAGCGGATTAGGCAGTGTTGATTCAGGTCAAGCTCCCCGCAAGTTACGCCGCTGGCAGGCAATTAACACTGACAATATGCACCAACGCTATGAGTCTGTGACATTCCCTCTAGAGAAAAATTTGCCCCGCTTGGGTGAAGTTGCTTTATCTGCCAACGATTATCAAGTAGAAATTGCTACGGGATTTGAGCAGATGTATCGTTTCTTGATGGTAAATCAGGATAGGCTCTTGGCTCCAGACAGTCCACTGGCTGCCATGCAAAATCAACAAGTCCGCTTTATCTTCCGCGCCACCCAGATTTACGGTACTATTCTCCAAAATGCGTGGGCACCCGATTATCTCAAAAATGGGGTGGACTATAGTATTGAACTGGATCGTCTCAGTTATGCTTTTCTAGTTGCTCAGGAAAAACCCCATGCTTGGCCGATCCTGAGTGCGGAATTGCAAGCTATGCAGCAGTTAGATATTCCTTTTTTTACCGCTAGTGCTGCTAGTGATGACTTGAGCGTAGGTAGAAATCAAACTATTCAGCAGTATTTTAAGCAACCTAGTTACCAGCAAGTTCTAATGCAATTGCAAGCATTGGATGAAACTGACTTAGCCCGACAAGTTGCGATCGTTCAAGGCTCCTACTATGCCAAGGTAGCGCAAACCGCAAGCAAAGAAAGTGAACAATGGAATGTTGAGTCCTTACCATTGCTGAACTCACAACAGTTGATTGCGGAAGCTAGAGCGATCGCGTCTGAACTCGAAGCCAGAGCTATTCCCGATCCCGATGGAAGCGTTAACTGGATTGGCTTAGTTTATATCCCCGAAGCGGAACGATTTCAACTACAGGTGTTAAACGACAGTCTGTATGACGGACGCAGTGGAATAGCGTTGTTTCTCGCCGCCCTCTATCAGGTATGCGGTGAACCGTGTTTCCGTAATCTGGCATTGCAGACATTACAATCGTTACGTAGACAAATTCAAACTCTCGATCCAGAATCTCAGCAGCGAAAAGCTCGACTCAGTGGAATTGGGGGTACAACAGGTTTAGGTTCTACAATTTATACCTTCGTCAAGATTAGCCAATTTCTAGGTGATGAAACCCTCTTGCAAGATGCTCAAGTTTTGTGCGATTGGATGACACCAGAACTAATTGCTGCGGATAAATTTTTAGATATTATTAGCGGTGCTGCTGGAGCTATATTATGTCTGTTGTCTCTTTATGGAGTCACAAAAGAAGCCAGCGTATTGGAAAAAGCGATCGCCTGCGGACAGCATTTACTTACTCACCGAGTCAGCCATGAAGGTGCGCCTAAAGCCTGGCTAACCATTGGTGAAACACCTTTTACTGGCTTCTCTCATGGTGCTGCTGGTATTTCTTATGCGTTGCTACAACTCTACGCTGTTACCCAAGACCGTAACTATTTAGAAGCCGCCTTAGAAGGGATTGAGTATGAACGCAGCGTTTTTTCGGAATCCCATGCCAATTGGCCCGACTTCCGTGGATTAGCACAAACAGGACAGCCTATGTTTCCCGTCCAGTGGTGTCATGGTGCAGCTGGAATTGGGTTAGCTCGCTTAGGTAGTTTCAAGATTGTGAACATACCTGAAATTGAACGCGAGATTGAAATCGCTCTGCAAACTACTCAACGCCATGCATTGCAAGCCATCGATCATCTATGCTGTGGGAATATGGGTCGGGTTGAGGTGCTATTAGTTGGTGGACAACGCTACTCCCGTCCTGATTGGTATGAAAGCGCTTTCCAGAATGCAATGAACATTGTAGCTAAAGCCAAGCGTACTGGAGCCTATAAACTGTTTCCCAACCTACCTAATTCTGTATTTAATCCTGGCTTCTTCCCAGGTACAGCCGGAATTGGTTATCAACTTCTTCGTCTAGCACACCCAGAACAATTACCTTCAGTTTTGCTGTGGGAATAA
- a CDS encoding cyclic nucleotide-binding protein, protein MNVLKKVQRINLQLEAIAWGLKYLISPTRWLKFLQHYQRRVPIRLQLNAVECGAACLAMILSYYGRQTQVNECREFMGIGRDGVTAQTIAQAARAYGLRVKAYSIEELADFKYIHLPAIVYWKFEHFLVVERWSKNYVEIVDPSSGRCRLTIEQFNEGFTGVVLTFEPGVQFQRRRKKASLSWSDYLLQSIGQTPGLLLQILSTSVLLQILGLALPILTKVVVDRILPFQLPDVMPILGIGMLILVLAQMVTSYLRAALLIYLQARIDTRLMLGFFEHLLTLPFRFFEQRTVGDLLMRLGSNAMIRETLTSQTLSIILDGTFVLGYLVLLFFQEPTFGIAVLVVGLLQVTLLLGTTRRVHDLMQRDLLAQAESQSYLVEALTGILTLKACGSEDRAFDYWSNLFFKQLNVSLQRNHLGAMVDTAMVSLRTFSPLVLLWIGAMYVLNGTMSLGTMLALNAIAASFFMPLTSLVANGQRLQLVGAHLERLTDVLTAQSEQQLEQVQTALQITGRIELKQVSFHYDLNVPPVLHDISLTIEPGQKIALVGRSGSGKSTLAKLLLGLYLPTAGEIFYDGMPLSALNWRTLRSQFGVVLQEPFLFSGSIRQNISVNNPSLALEKIMAAAKLAAIHDDIMQMPMGYETRLAEGGSGLSGGQRQRLALARALAHQPAILLLDEATSHLDVVTESLIDQNLHQLSCTRIAIAHRLSTIRNADKILVLDRGTIVEQGSHEELLRLDGHYASLINGTSFART, encoded by the coding sequence ATGAATGTTCTCAAGAAAGTACAACGAATAAATTTACAGCTAGAAGCGATCGCTTGGGGACTGAAATATCTCATCTCGCCTACTCGTTGGCTGAAGTTTTTGCAGCATTACCAACGGCGAGTTCCAATTAGATTACAACTCAATGCTGTTGAATGTGGTGCAGCTTGTCTAGCAATGATTCTCAGTTACTATGGCAGGCAGACTCAAGTTAACGAATGTCGGGAGTTTATGGGGATTGGTCGAGATGGTGTGACTGCACAGACCATAGCTCAAGCTGCCCGTGCTTATGGATTGCGTGTCAAAGCATACTCTATAGAAGAACTTGCTGATTTTAAATATATTCATTTACCAGCAATTGTTTATTGGAAGTTCGAGCATTTCCTAGTAGTAGAACGCTGGTCAAAAAACTATGTTGAAATTGTCGATCCCAGTAGTGGACGATGCCGATTAACTATCGAGCAATTTAATGAGGGCTTTACAGGGGTGGTATTGACTTTCGAGCCTGGAGTACAATTCCAACGCCGCCGCAAAAAAGCTTCATTATCCTGGTCAGATTACTTGCTGCAATCCATTGGGCAGACACCAGGCTTGTTGTTGCAAATCCTCAGCACTTCTGTGCTGCTACAAATTTTAGGGCTAGCGTTACCTATCTTGACCAAAGTAGTTGTAGATCGCATCTTGCCGTTTCAACTCCCCGATGTCATGCCCATCTTGGGAATAGGAATGCTGATTCTCGTTCTAGCGCAAATGGTAACGAGTTATTTACGCGCCGCATTGCTGATTTATTTGCAAGCACGCATTGATACCCGCTTAATGCTGGGTTTCTTTGAGCATTTACTGACACTCCCCTTTCGCTTTTTTGAGCAACGTACAGTAGGCGACCTGCTGATGCGTCTTGGTAGCAATGCCATGATTAGAGAAACGCTGACTAGTCAGACGCTATCAATCATCTTAGATGGTACGTTTGTGTTGGGATATCTAGTCTTACTGTTCTTTCAAGAACCCACTTTTGGCATCGCTGTTTTGGTTGTGGGACTGCTTCAGGTAACACTTTTACTAGGCACAACCAGGCGAGTCCATGACTTAATGCAACGCGACTTGTTAGCCCAAGCAGAATCTCAAAGTTACTTGGTTGAAGCATTAACCGGAATCCTGACACTCAAGGCCTGTGGCAGTGAAGACCGTGCTTTTGATTACTGGTCTAATTTATTTTTTAAGCAATTGAATGTCTCGCTGCAACGCAATCATTTAGGGGCAATGGTTGACACAGCAATGGTTTCGCTGCGTACTTTCTCACCACTGGTGCTGTTATGGATAGGAGCAATGTATGTATTAAATGGAACTATGAGTTTAGGGACAATGCTAGCGTTAAATGCGATCGCAGCGTCTTTTTTCATGCCCCTGACCTCGCTGGTAGCAAACGGTCAGCGTCTACAATTGGTAGGCGCACATCTTGAAAGATTAACTGATGTTCTTACAGCTCAATCAGAGCAGCAGTTAGAGCAAGTTCAAACAGCACTACAAATAACCGGACGAATTGAGTTAAAGCAGGTGAGTTTTCATTACGATTTAAATGTCCCACCAGTTTTACACGATATTTCACTCACAATCGAACCCGGACAAAAAATCGCTTTAGTTGGTCGCTCTGGATCGGGAAAAAGTACGCTAGCAAAGCTTTTACTGGGGTTGTATTTACCAACAGCAGGAGAAATCTTTTATGATGGTATGCCATTGTCAGCATTAAACTGGCGCACATTGCGTAGTCAATTTGGGGTAGTACTGCAAGAGCCTTTCCTGTTTAGCGGTTCAATTCGGCAAAATATTAGCGTTAACAATCCTAGCTTGGCTCTAGAGAAAATCATGGCAGCAGCAAAGCTAGCAGCTATCCACGATGATATTATGCAAATGCCTATGGGTTACGAAACCAGACTGGCAGAAGGCGGTAGTGGTTTATCGGGAGGACAACGCCAACGGTTAGCACTGGCGCGTGCTTTAGCTCACCAACCTGCTATTCTCTTATTAGATGAAGCAACCAGCCATCTTGATGTTGTAACTGAGAGTTTGATTGATCAGAATTTGCATCAGCTTTCATGTACGCGGATTGCGATCGCTCATCGATTGAGTACTATCCGCAATGCTGATAAAATTTTAGTTCTCGATCGCGGGACAATTGTTGAACAAGGTTCCCATGAGGAACTTCTACGTCTAGATGGACATTATGCTTCATTAATTAATGGAACTTCGTTTGCGCGAACCTAA
- a CDS encoding cellulose synthase catalytic subunit: MTTISIDNSNNFSGNSRSILKKRTLLFRYLAEINLIFGIWYLQWRITHSINFDALWLSIPLLLAEIYSYFGGVMFVIGLWRPLVRQIKPLDLMTPPLPKSDWPSVDVFITCYNEPPEIVEQTAQAALAIDYPANKLRVYVLDDGNSAAMRAMTEKLCIADLQTPLLQQEVNRIDTERSLLVARLQQLENLKPNVQAAEQWLQESSLAQVHSSEEKTIGSVFQSLRELILWLPPTHQSIAERLKTERQALEAAIHQKELELVELTRFRYIARPKPAGVPHHAKAGNLNYAIFSGETSGEFILTLDADHIPKPQFLKRVLPYFYSYNLFTGKYEQNRIAFVQTPQDFYNIPAGDPFGHRASLFYGPLQQGKDGMNAAFYTGTNAILRREALINVGLQYFADEFSKDEKRLDEFQLVGGVSSNSITEDMNTAMRLHGAGWKSIYHNELLAEGLAPDDLSSTLKQRLRWAQGTIQVLLRENPLTKSGLTFWQRLQYFKTMYSYFSGFATLIFIACPIIYFFTEIVPVKSYGSDFALHFFPAFIINRLTFLAATWGIPASEVWRSEQYAIALFPLLIQAVWSVFTGQKLNFQVTPKQRQSGIYLRLVWPQLVIFTLTILGILWSVYLFATGHLNNPWVHLLNSAWAVYNLLLLWAIIRASVWQPAKES, encoded by the coding sequence ATGACTACTATATCGATTGATAATTCCAACAATTTTTCGGGCAACAGTCGCTCAATTTTAAAAAAAAGAACTTTATTATTTCGCTACCTAGCAGAAATAAATTTAATTTTTGGGATCTGGTATTTACAATGGCGAATTACTCATTCAATAAACTTTGATGCACTGTGGCTTTCGATTCCCTTGCTGTTAGCAGAAATCTATAGCTATTTTGGTGGTGTAATGTTTGTTATCGGGTTGTGGCGGCCTTTAGTTAGGCAGATTAAGCCACTCGATCTGATGACTCCACCTTTGCCAAAATCCGACTGGCCGAGTGTAGATGTATTTATCACTTGTTACAACGAACCGCCAGAAATAGTAGAACAAACTGCGCAGGCAGCTCTAGCAATAGATTACCCTGCCAACAAATTGCGAGTTTATGTGCTAGATGATGGTAATTCTGCGGCTATGAGAGCCATGACAGAAAAGTTATGTATTGCAGATTTGCAAACACCACTACTACAACAAGAAGTGAATCGAATTGATACAGAACGCTCTTTGTTAGTAGCACGCCTGCAACAATTAGAAAATCTCAAACCTAATGTTCAAGCAGCTGAACAGTGGTTGCAAGAATCATCATTAGCACAAGTTCACAGTTCAGAAGAAAAGACTATCGGATCGGTTTTCCAAAGTCTGCGAGAATTAATTCTTTGGCTACCCCCCACTCATCAAAGTATTGCTGAACGCCTCAAAACTGAAAGGCAAGCTTTAGAAGCAGCTATTCATCAAAAAGAATTAGAATTAGTTGAACTGACTCGATTTCGTTACATTGCTCGTCCTAAACCTGCTGGCGTACCGCACCACGCTAAAGCCGGTAATCTCAATTATGCGATTTTCTCTGGAGAAACTTCTGGAGAATTTATTTTAACTTTAGATGCAGATCACATACCCAAACCTCAATTTCTCAAACGAGTTTTGCCATATTTTTATAGCTACAATCTGTTTACAGGTAAATATGAGCAAAATCGTATTGCTTTTGTCCAGACACCCCAGGATTTTTATAACATTCCTGCGGGCGACCCTTTTGGACATCGAGCAAGTTTATTTTACGGGCCGCTGCAACAAGGCAAAGATGGCATGAATGCCGCTTTTTATACAGGAACAAATGCCATTCTGCGCCGGGAAGCATTAATTAATGTTGGACTGCAATATTTTGCTGATGAGTTTAGCAAAGATGAAAAACGATTAGATGAATTTCAGTTAGTCGGTGGTGTATCTAGCAACAGTATTACAGAAGATATGAATACAGCCATGCGTTTGCATGGTGCTGGTTGGAAATCTATTTATCACAACGAACTTTTGGCAGAAGGTTTAGCACCGGACGATCTTAGTTCAACTTTAAAACAGCGATTACGCTGGGCGCAAGGAACTATCCAAGTTCTATTGAGAGAAAATCCCCTAACAAAATCAGGGCTAACATTCTGGCAACGTCTGCAATATTTTAAGACGATGTATAGTTATTTTTCTGGTTTTGCTACCCTAATTTTTATTGCTTGTCCAATTATTTATTTCTTCACAGAAATTGTTCCTGTTAAAAGCTATGGCTCTGATTTTGCTCTACACTTCTTCCCAGCATTTATTATCAATCGCTTGACCTTTTTAGCAGCTACTTGGGGTATTCCTGCTAGTGAAGTTTGGCGCTCTGAGCAATACGCGATCGCCTTATTTCCTTTGTTAATTCAAGCTGTTTGGAGTGTATTTACAGGACAAAAACTGAATTTTCAAGTTACACCTAAGCAAAGGCAATCGGGTATTTATCTCCGACTAGTTTGGCCGCAACTGGTTATATTTACCTTGACGATATTAGGAATACTTTGGAGCGTTTACCTCTTTGCCACTGGTCATCTTAATAATCCTTGGGTTCACTTACTAAATAGTGCCTGGGCTGTTTATAACTTGTTGCTTTTGTGGGCTATTATTCGTGCATCTGTTTGGCAGCCTGCAAAGGAGTCATAA
- a CDS encoding anti-sigma-factor antagonist, translating into MPANMKTIELSGILDGIKGNELRREVNDILADGTEILLIDMKGVSFVNSSGLGSLVSAMQAVRNANAKLFVCSINDQVRMLFELTKMDRIFQAFVDQEDFNRQFLAAKE; encoded by the coding sequence ATGCCTGCAAACATGAAAACAATTGAATTGTCTGGAATATTAGATGGAATTAAAGGTAATGAGTTGCGTCGCGAAGTTAACGATATCCTAGCTGATGGTACTGAGATTTTATTAATAGATATGAAAGGAGTTAGCTTTGTTAACAGTTCAGGCTTGGGTTCTTTAGTATCGGCAATGCAAGCGGTACGCAATGCTAATGCTAAACTTTTTGTCTGTTCTATTAATGACCAAGTTAGGATGTTATTTGAACTGACTAAAATGGATAGAATTTTTCAAGCATTTGTAGACCAAGAGGACTTCAATCGTCAGTTTTTAGCTGCGAAAGAGTAG
- a CDS encoding response regulator receiver modulated serine phosphatase: MVRILVIDDDPIVRAALNRTLQKQGYETTVVSSGEEGITQARLLRPALIICDWVMSQLDGLEVCRQIKADPELTTTFFILLTAKGAAPGEEEDRVRGLDAGADEFVSKPIQMSELKARVRAGLRLYQLNQDLQSKKQALEILNQNLQTQKQILEAELAEAADYVRSLLPSPLQGTVTTEALFVPSAQLGGDCFDYYWLDDEHLAIYLLDVSGHGVGSALLSVSVLNILRSQSLTNTNFYQPSEVLKALNHAFQMRNHGDKYFTIWYGVYHRCKRQLIYANAGHPPALLLSSTSASSFQVTKLSSLNLPIGFLPDVEFEDAVFDVEKDSSLYIFSDGVYEINQPDGKIWGINAFIDLLIKYSNVNNCHLKQVLEQIIALNYQQNLEDDFSLLKIFFN, translated from the coding sequence ATGGTGAGAATTTTAGTTATTGATGATGACCCAATTGTCAGAGCAGCACTAAATAGAACACTACAAAAACAGGGTTATGAGACTACTGTTGTCAGTAGTGGAGAGGAAGGAATTACACAAGCACGATTGCTACGTCCGGCTTTAATTATCTGTGATTGGGTTATGTCACAGTTAGATGGATTAGAAGTATGTCGTCAAATTAAAGCAGATCCAGAGTTAACCACTACTTTTTTTATTTTGCTAACTGCTAAAGGTGCGGCTCCAGGGGAGGAGGAAGATAGAGTCAGAGGATTGGATGCGGGAGCAGATGAGTTTGTTTCTAAACCCATACAGATGAGTGAATTAAAAGCACGGGTAAGAGCAGGGCTGAGGTTATATCAACTAAATCAAGATTTACAAAGTAAAAAACAAGCTTTAGAAATACTCAATCAAAATTTGCAAACCCAAAAGCAAATTTTAGAAGCAGAATTGGCTGAGGCGGCTGATTATGTGCGATCGCTTTTACCTTCACCACTTCAAGGTACAGTAACGACAGAAGCGTTATTTGTTCCCTCAGCCCAGCTAGGCGGTGATTGCTTCGACTATTACTGGCTGGATGACGAGCATTTAGCAATTTATTTGTTAGATGTATCGGGACATGGGGTAGGTTCTGCTTTGCTATCTGTATCTGTATTGAATATTTTGCGATCGCAATCCCTCACTAACACTAACTTTTACCAACCTAGCGAAGTTCTCAAAGCACTTAATCACGCTTTTCAAATGAGAAATCACGGTGATAAATACTTCACCATTTGGTATGGAGTTTATCACCGTTGTAAACGTCAACTTATTTACGCCAACGCCGGACATCCTCCAGCTTTACTTTTATCCAGTACATCTGCAAGCAGCTTTCAAGTTACAAAACTCAGTTCTCTAAATTTGCCAATAGGCTTTTTGCCTGATGTTGAATTTGAAGATGCTGTATTTGATGTTGAAAAAGATAGCAGTCTCTACATCTTTAGTGATGGAGTTTATGAAATCAATCAGCCAGACGGTAAGATTTGGGGAATTAATGCTTTCATTGATTTACTAATCAAATATAGCAATGTTAATAACTGTCATCTAAAACAAGTTTTAGAACAAATTATCGCATTAAATTACCAACAAAATCTGGAAGATGATTTTTCGTTGCTAAAAATATTCTTTAATTAA
- a CDS encoding putative anti-sigma regulatory factor serine/threonine protein kinase translates to MANRFFLQTNTDITVLSQVLSWFEQINQPPLINKEIWWQCQTLIIEGFTNIVEHAHKNLSVQTPINIEVFRSHESIEIRIFSQGKPFNLEQKLQEVSEFEENDRERGRGLKIMSKLADNLSYEQIAENRYCLFMSKFY, encoded by the coding sequence GTGGCTAATAGATTTTTCCTACAAACTAATACAGATATTACAGTTTTATCTCAAGTTCTATCTTGGTTTGAACAAATTAATCAACCACCTTTAATTAACAAAGAAATCTGGTGGCAATGTCAAACATTGATAATAGAAGGCTTTACTAATATTGTTGAACACGCTCACAAAAATTTATCAGTACAAACTCCTATCAATATAGAGGTTTTTCGTTCTCATGAATCTATAGAAATACGGATATTTTCTCAAGGTAAACCTTTTAATTTAGAACAAAAATTACAAGAAGTATCTGAATTTGAGGAGAACGATCGAGAACGCGGACGTGGTTTAAAAATTATGTCAAAACTAGCTGATAATTTAAGTTACGAACAGATAGCAGAAAATCGCTACTGTTTATTTATGAGTAAATTTTACTAA